Proteins encoded in a region of the Salminus brasiliensis chromosome 2, fSalBra1.hap2, whole genome shotgun sequence genome:
- the LOC140550075 gene encoding dynein light chain Tctex-type 1-like, with amino-acid sequence MMEDFQIAEETAFVVDEVSTIVKEAVEGAIGENAYQQSRVKQWTNNVVEQCLSQLNKLGKPFKYIVTCIIMQKNGAGLQTACSCFWDNTTDGSCTVRWENKSMYCIVSVFGLAL; translated from the exons ATGATGGAGGACTTTCAGATCGCTGAAGAg ACTGCCTTTGTCGTGGATGAAGTCAGCACTATCGTCAAGGAG GCGGTCGAAGGAGCCATTGGTGAAAACGCCTATCAGCAGAGCAGAGTGAAACAGTGGACAAACAACGTGGTGGAGCAGTGCCTCAGCCAGCTCAACAAATTGGGCAAACCATTCAAGTATATTG TAACCTGCATCATAATGCAGAAGAATGGAGCTGGTTTGCAGACAGCCTGCTCCTGTTTCTGGGACAACACCACAGACG GCAGCTGTACAGTGAGATGGGAGAATAAGTCAATGTACTGCATCGTCAGTGTCTTTGGACTCGCCCTTTAA